The sequence CGACACGATACTTCAGAGTCTGAACCAGATGCGTTCTCTGAGCGTTGTTGACGAGAGTGCTGATTTGACCATGGCGGTTGAAGGGAGACTATCCTATACCAAAGCCAGGCGGTAAGTGCATTCACTTAGTCTTCTTTCCTCACTAACTCCCATCCCAGGGCACTTTTCTTGTCAAGGACCTACGAGCCACACAATAAGTTCGCAGAGGCGGTTGCACTCACTCAGCGTGCGAATCTTCATCTGAGAGAGGCGCATACAAACTTTAACGATGTAGCGGAGGACACACCTGAAACTGCTTTCTACCCACTCACCCTGGACTCGGTTAAGGAGCTCGAAAAGGATGTGCAAGATACAGAGACGGACTTGAAAAAGCGCTGGTTCGCATACAATGGCGGAAAAGCGGTTGGAAACCAGCACCAAAAACCTGTGTTCTTTGATATTGCATTGAACTACATTGAATTGCCGATGGAGAAGCTTCAAGAAAAGGCTGGGGTTGCACCAAAGGCGCAGCCTGCCAAGGCTAGTCCCGTCGTTGAAAAACGGGTGTTCGCAGAGAGAAAGGCTGCCGAACCAGAGGCAGAAGAACCTGCTCCCGCTCCTCAGCAGTCACAAGGAATGCTCGGATCGCTTCTGGGTGGATGGTGGGGACGCAAGTGAGAACCTTTGAGACATTGGTTGCTTGTAGATCAATGATCCAATTGAATTGTAACTCAAACGTCTGGTCATCAAAATGTGGCGTGTgatatatatacatgattgcgTTAAATCTGTCAAAGCAAATGTTTCTGTTATGAATGCATAAGTCTTTAGGTAAATCTCGAGTTTTGTCGCAATTTTGGCCCCAATTTGTAAAATATGAACCTAGAAGAACGTTGGTTTGATTGAGCTGAATTAAACCGTGGGCACTCACGGAAGAGGTGCCATCAATACAGTTAACCCTGCCAACAGGGCAGTCGCGCCCACCGTGCCGAGTCGATTGTACATCGGTCCAGAAATCAAAGGGAAGGCCGCGGCGAACGCGGACCGCAAGAAGGAATTTCCTGCCATAGCAGATGCGGCATAGGGCCTATACGCGACCACCAGGAAAGTAAATACGGAAGTAAATACGTATACAGTCCCTGTTCCAAAACTGAACAAGGGGAGTCAGTAGGGAGACGTTACCAGGCGAACAGGCACTTACGGAATAGACGCGATGATAGGCACCACCCAGTGAACGCTCCGAGGGGTAGTAAAAGCTAACCAAAAGAGGCCAATTGGTACGAGTATTCCACCGGCCATACCGATAAATAGGCGAGTTTCCGGAGGGGGCGCCCCTTGATGCCGTTCGTTGTACCTAGCTTGTAAACTGGGGATCATGTTAGTACATCCTTAGCGATAAGGATATAAGCTCACCGATTCCAAAAGGGTTGAGACGCCAAGGCAAAAATCATCCCAATACCTATCCCGATAAACGATAATCCAACAGACTGGGTGTTGAAGCCGTGGTTGGTGCCAAAGATTGTAGGGAATGCTAGGATAGTTGTGGTTAGGTCAAGCTCAAACAGGGGGACTTTTGCGACTCACCAGTGAAGCAAAGGTACAGGATTCCAAGAAGTAGAGCACACCTACAAAGTTGCGTAAGCCAAACACTGCGACCGCTATGCACACACGTACCATATATCCAGCAAGAGGGCCATGGGCTCGAATGCCAGAATTTCTATTTTGGTCCAATGTAAATGATTTGGAGTATGTGTTCACGGAATCATACTAACCAAATGGTTTATAACAACTCGCTATTATAGTCCGGATAATGCTCTTGTTACTCTTCTCAAGCGGTGCCCACCATCTATCATCCCCTGTCGTTTTTCTTAACCTATTGAAATAATTGGAGTTTGTATTCACGAAAAATGGCATAGCACTTACATTCGCGCCTTTTTCACTCGGAGCACGGGTTCGTATGTTTCTGGAACAAGCTGCATGCATACTCAGTAAACTGGAGCATACAATAAGGTAGTAAATATGCTTACCAGATAAAGCTCAACGAGCTGTACCGTCGCCCAAATAATCATGGTGTAAAATGTCCAGCGCCAAGTGGTGTTTTGGTTGATGAATCCTGAGAATGCGGGCCCCAGGACTGGTCCGATGAACGGGCTAATCGTGTAGAGTGCCATAGGACTGGCCACTTTATCATTGGAGAACAAGTCTGCGACTGACCCGCCGGCTACACTAAGGAAAGCCGCTGCAAAACCCTCAGTATAAATAAACATGCCCGCATACAGCACGCATACCTCCAGAGAATCCAGTCAAGAAACGAAAAATAAGATAGACCACTGCAAACCTGGTTAATAAACATCAATGTGCATGGCAAATTAAAAATTTACCAATATTCGGAGCAAATGCAACTGGGAGATTCAACAACACAAAGAACAAGAAAGAAACCCAGTAGATGTGTCGACGGCCAAAGAACTCGGAGAGCGGACCCAGAAGCAAAGGACCAATCCCTAAACCCTCCACGAACAAGGAAATTCCGAGGATTGCAACAGGTGACGAAACTCCAAACTCTCTTTGAATGCCTGGACGCGCCATGGCTGCCTAAAAAAATCGTCAGAAAAGAATTTTATGAAATGCTTCACGTCATCTGGGCCGGAGAGGTTCGGCGATGGATGAGGGAGGGGATTAGGACTTACAACAGACGAGGCGCACGTTACGCACGTTGACGAGGTTGACAAGACGAATACAATAAGCCATTTGCGCGCCGTTTTTCGATGCTTGGGATCGTCGGTCGAGTCCAGAAAGACCTCCCATGACTGTTCGCCTTTAGCAGTACCCTGAGCAGGATTTGTATGCTGAGTTCGGCCTTTTCAACATCAGCTAAATCGACACTCGGGCCAACAACAGAGCCCTGTCGAGTATGCTCAGAGGACGTCCTTGACGCTGATGATGAATCCGTCATTTCTCGAGAACCTTGAGATTTCGCGGCAGGTTCGAGTTGTGACGACATGTACTCGAATCAGATGGCCTCTCGAGCTTTGAAAACAAAACGTGAACCAGCGCCAAGGTCCCAGTCAGTTGAGCCGGTTCTATGCACTGGACTTGTCGTTAGAGTCGTCGGAGGTTCGTGTGCGGATCTCCGCGACACCTGCATGGTATTTAAATGATACGGCCCGAAAGGCATCAAGTCAGAAAAGAAGTGAAACATTTCGAGCTGACACATGCGCCGATCACGGGAACGGCAAGGAAGTGATATATATCggaccacctccacctattcATTTCATTTGACGTATTGGGGACCCTCCAGGCACGATCCCACTGTATCTCTCAAATGCGTAGATTAATTACCACCCAAAAAACGATGAGAAACCATTGCATATTATTATCACAACACTGAGGGGAGTACAAGCAATAATACAGTGCACAGACAGCACGACGAGGCAATAATATTTTATCCGCAAAACTCGTTGACTAAAAGGGGAGAAGACAACCTCAGTCAGCAATATGCTCATCGGTGGAGCCCCAGAAAATGACGACTTACTCGTGCAACCCACAGATGTGCCATACTTGACACCATCTGCACCAACTCCTGCGACAGACAACAGCGCGAGGAGCACACCTCCGAGACCCTCGCCCGCAAGCATGCCCGCCGAAATCGGGAACATGTACATGTCAAAGCTGCGAGGGTTGCGGCGCTCCCAGAGGTAGTTGAAAGTCGCGCCAGCGGCCATGGCAGTGCCATAGTACGTCTGAGGAACGACAAACGCAAGACCAATGGCATTCCAGTTGGGGATGTAGCCCCAGTACTTGCGCGGGATCCAGAGGTGTTTGATGACAACGGTGATAACAGCTGCTATGGAGAGACCAATAGCGGTGTATCCACTCGATGGAGGGATGGCTATTTTTAGGCTATCAATCAGCGTGGGCCAAGAAATCCTAGTCGGGAAGTTGCTTACGGAGTTTATCGGCAGTAACAGCAGTTGCGACAGCTTGCCATGCGGCCACGGATGGAGCACCATAGGAGCAGATACCATCCTCAGGTGGGTACAAGATGCCTGGAAATTTCGTCAATCAAAGTATACGTACTCGTATGCATGGCGCTACTCACAAGGAGATGCCTTGGTAAAGAGCACGAACAAGCCAACGCCCAAAAAGACAGACACAATTGAGCCGGTGACTTGAGCGACAAACTGATTCTTGGGCTTGGCACGTAAAAGGTGACCGGTCTTCAAATCACCAGTCATATCACAAGCCTGAGCGGCAGAACCGGCAGCGATGATACCCGCGACCAAGTTGATTTCCTGCGCAGGCTTGAGCTCCGCACCAGTACCCTTGGTCACACCACCGAAAATGAGCTGAGAGGCCTTGGCGACTGTCGAAACGGGGTTGATATCGGTGTAACCGGAAGACTGGACACCAATGAACGAGAAAATAAAACCGAGTACTAGAGCACGCAACCGAGGTCAGTTATCACGTGGAACGGAACTTGCACCACATATGATCTTACCAAGCGCAAGAATGACTTCTCCCACGTTGAGCGAGAATTGAGTAGCCAAGAGAGCACAGGACATAATCAAACTGAGAATAAGACCAGTGCCCCACGCCCATGCTGGTACACGATCTTCGGGCTGTGAAGCAATGTGACATCAGTCGAAGCTCTGGTATGCACATGCAAGTGCGGCAAGGATGACTCACGAGAGTGGGATCGTTGTCCTCTTCGTGGTGAATGGTGTTCGGATCTCCACGAGTCCTGAGGCGACGGATGTTATTGACAATAGCAGGGCCAAGCTTGCCAAAGCTCTTGAATGCGGCGCGCGAGCTCATGAACATCTCGGCAAACGAGTAGACCAACATGATAAGCACACCAGGCCAGAGAAGCCAGTAGCGAGGTGAAGGGGAGTGAACATATTCATCGAGAGTCTTGAAAGACATCGCCTGGTAGCTCCATACTTCAGGGAAATCGTCGGGAGAGCGTTGTTTCCCGACTGCACCTCCAGTAGAAATGAGTGAAGGAGCGATGATACCCCAAGCGAGAACGAAT comes from Rhizoctonia solani chromosome 4, complete sequence and encodes:
- a CDS encoding OPT oligopeptide transporter protein, with product MEEATFVKSHVAALSGLPTTYPNTFEPAPEDFSRKLPVVPIEIPPPPERKNAQPSASGQINVTVKSLKPALAFPLVVLPTDSIASIKEQLAQHSRAPPADAQRLLLKGKALADNKLLQEYDIGDGATINLLIKPGVEWTGIERPMATLSEKSPSHLRLPSQENIPSVVLSPIPDPEGRAPSPHALALDAPPPPISSSVRQSYHQTISNPAFWDKMQAFLSAEFSNREDADNAFEAFLIASKEQLTAGEIAKIRDATGNLDRQLGDRLDHVLRCTICYLQLPADVFGKLSPQGCRLPPMATQQPELSGIAPEGSRSVPSSPRDEKTPSFDEKKDNEKSLGVHDSDHGHTDSFGDEKLDPHEPFPIDPEHADEEYQLTLRALVVGWMLGAVVGASNIYLGLKTGFTFGPQLFGAIFGFAILKPLSKAFTLQFLPGWVWGGEFGPKENCTVQTAATSAGGMGIIFVSAVPAMYRMGLMSEFPDADVGRRVDALIALTVSAAFFGVFFAIPLRKYYILKEKLMFPTPTATAFTIRALHAGRTGAEAARKKSIGLASSFGVAFCFKVAAGYLPGIIWDWHIGWTFYRLGWTNMIELDNFGWWPEFTPAFFGAGMLSGMNASWSFFGGFVLAWGIIAPSLISTGGAVGKQRSPDDFPEVWSYQAMSFKTLDEYVHSPSPRYWLLWPGVLIMLVYSFAEMFMSSRAAFKSFGKLGPAIVNNIRRLRTRGDPNTIHHEEDNDPTLPEDRVPAWAWGTGLILSLIMSCALLATQFSLNVGEVILALVLGFIFSFIGVQSSGYTDINPVSTVAKASQLIFGGVTKGTGAELKPAQEINLVAGIIAAGSAAQACDMTGDLKTGHLLRAKPKNQFVAQVTGSIVSVFLGVGLFVLFTKASPCILYPPEDGICSYGAPSVAAWQAVATAVTADKLPIPPSSGYTAIGLSIAAVITVVIKHLWIPRKYWGYIPNWNAIGLAFVVPQTYYGTAMAAGATFNYLWERRNPRSFDMYMFPISAGMLAGEGLGGVLLALLSVAGVGADGVKYGTSVGCTSRTQHTNPAQGTAKGEQSWEVFLDSTDDPKHRKTARKWLIVFVLSTSSTCVTCASSVAAMARPGIQREFGVSSPVAILGISLFVEGLGIGPLLLGPLSEFFGRRHIYWVSFLFFVLLNLPVAFAPNIVVYLIFRFLTGFSGAAFLSVAGGSVADLFSNDKVASPMALYTISPFIGPVLGPAFSGFINQNTTWRWTFYTMIIWATVQLVELYLLVPETYEPVLRVKKARMLRKTTGDDRWWAPLEKSNKSIIRTIIASCYKPFEILAFEPMALLLDIWCALLLGILYLCFTAFPTIFGTNHGFNTQSVGLSFIGIGIGMIFALASQPFWNRLQARYNERHQGAPPPETRLFIAFTTPRSVHWVVPIIASIPFGTGTVYVFTSVFTFLVVAYRPYAASAMAGNSFLRSAFAAAFPLISGPMYNRLGTVGATALLAGLTVLMAPLP